One part of the uncultured Bacteroides sp. genome encodes these proteins:
- a CDS encoding pyridoxine 5'-phosphate synthase, with protein MTKLSVNINKVATLRNARGGNTPNVTKVALDCEMFGAEGITVHPRPDERHIRRSDVYEMRPLLKTEFNIEGYPSPEFIELVLQVKPNQVTLVPDDPSQITSNSGWDTKNNLAFLTEVLDRFTRAGIRTSVFVAADVEMVEYAAKAGADRVELYTEPYATLYPKDPEAAIAPFVEASKAARRLGLGLNAGHDLSLVNLNYLYKNIPWIDEVSIGHALISDALYLGLEKAIHEYKNCLR; from the coding sequence ATGACTAAATTGAGTGTAAATATCAACAAAGTGGCAACACTTCGTAATGCAAGAGGAGGAAATACTCCCAATGTAACTAAGGTAGCGTTAGACTGTGAAATGTTTGGCGCTGAAGGCATTACTGTTCATCCTCGTCCTGATGAAAGACATATTCGTCGTTCTGATGTGTATGAAATGCGTCCGTTGTTGAAAACAGAATTCAATATTGAAGGTTATCCTTCTCCTGAATTTATAGAATTAGTGTTGCAGGTAAAACCTAATCAGGTTACTTTGGTGCCTGATGATCCTTCGCAGATAACTTCAAATTCCGGATGGGATACTAAAAACAATCTTGCTTTTCTGACTGAAGTTCTCGACAGATTTACTCGTGCCGGAATACGTACGTCTGTATTCGTCGCTGCTGATGTTGAAATGGTGGAGTATGCAGCTAAGGCTGGTGCCGACAGGGTAGAATTATATACAGAACCTTATGCAACGCTTTATCCTAAAGATCCGGAAGCTGCAATTGCTCCTTTTGTTGAAGCATCAAAAGCAGCGCGTCGTTTAGGATTAGGATTAAATGCCGGTCATGATCTTAGTTTAGTTAATTTGAACTACCTTTATAAAAATATTCCATGGATTGATGAAGTTTCAATTGGGCATGCGCTTATAAGCGATGCTCTTTATCTGGGACTTGAAAAAGCAATTCATGAATATAAAAATTGTTTGCGATAA
- the recG gene encoding ATP-dependent DNA helicase RecG translates to MFDITTRDIKYLPGVGPQKAAILNKELEIYSLHDLLYYFPYKYVDRSRVYYVHEIDGNMPYIQLKGQILSLETFGEGRQRRLVAHFSDGTGVVDLVWFQGIKYIAGKYKAHEEYIVFGKPTVYGGRINIAHPDIDNASELTLSSMGLQPYYNTTEKMKRSFLNSTAMQKLVEAAFLQLQSPLPETLTAALISKHHLMSLTDALKNIHFPKNPELLRKAQMRLKFEELFYIQLNILRYSKDRQQKYRGYIFEHIGKAFNEFYTKNLPFELTGAQKRVVKEIRNDVGCGKQMNRLLQGDVGSGKTLVALMSMLIAIDNGYQACLMAPTEILANQHTETIKELLFGLNIHVELLTGSVKGKKREKLLSDLITGNINILIGTHAIIEDNVTFSKLGLVVIDEQHRFGVAQRAKLWQKSIYPPHILVMTATPIPRTLAMTLYGDLDVSVIDELPPGRKPIATMHQFDNRRESLYLSIGKQIAEGRQVYIVYPLIKESEKIDLKNLEEGYLHICEAFPQHKVSKLHGKMKAAEKDAEMQRFVSGETQIMVATTVIEVGVNVPNASVMVIENAERFGLSQLHQLRGRVGRGADQSYCILVTNYKLSEDTRKRLEIMVRTNDGFEIAEADLKLRGPGDLEGTQQSGVAFDLKIADLARDGQLLQYVRNIAQEIVDNDPLGSSLDNELLWKQLKSLRKTNVNWASIS, encoded by the coding sequence ATGTTTGATATAACTACACGAGATATAAAATACTTGCCCGGAGTAGGACCTCAAAAAGCGGCAATTCTTAATAAAGAGCTAGAGATATATTCTTTGCATGATCTGCTTTATTATTTCCCATACAAATATGTGGATAGGAGCAGAGTGTACTATGTGCACGAGATAGATGGCAATATGCCTTACATTCAGCTTAAAGGGCAAATACTTAGTCTTGAGACCTTTGGTGAGGGAAGACAAAGACGGTTAGTTGCACACTTTTCGGATGGTACGGGAGTTGTCGATTTGGTGTGGTTTCAGGGAATTAAATACATTGCCGGCAAATATAAAGCTCACGAAGAGTATATTGTTTTTGGTAAACCTACAGTTTATGGGGGGCGAATTAATATTGCGCATCCAGATATAGATAATGCTTCGGAGCTTACACTTTCTTCAATGGGTTTGCAGCCGTATTATAATACAACGGAGAAGATGAAGCGCAGTTTTCTCAACTCTACTGCAATGCAGAAACTGGTTGAAGCTGCATTTCTTCAACTTCAGTCGCCATTACCAGAGACTCTTACTGCTGCTCTTATTTCTAAGCATCATTTGATGTCTCTTACTGATGCCCTGAAGAATATACATTTCCCTAAGAATCCTGAGCTGTTGCGTAAAGCACAAATGCGTCTTAAATTTGAAGAGTTGTTTTATATACAATTAAATATTCTACGATACAGTAAGGATCGGCAACAAAAATATCGTGGTTACATATTCGAGCATATAGGAAAGGCTTTCAATGAATTCTATACCAAAAACCTTCCTTTTGAATTAACCGGAGCCCAGAAACGTGTTGTTAAGGAGATACGTAATGATGTGGGTTGTGGCAAACAAATGAATCGGCTTTTGCAAGGAGATGTGGGTAGTGGTAAAACGCTGGTTGCATTAATGAGCATGCTTATTGCTATTGATAATGGATATCAGGCATGCCTGATGGCACCGACTGAAATTCTTGCAAACCAGCATACTGAAACTATAAAGGAACTGCTTTTTGGATTAAATATCCATGTGGAGTTATTAACAGGTTCCGTTAAAGGTAAGAAGCGAGAAAAATTATTATCCGATCTGATTACGGGAAATATTAATATTCTGATAGGTACACATGCTATTATAGAGGATAATGTTACTTTCTCAAAATTAGGATTAGTGGTGATTGACGAACAACACCGTTTTGGAGTAGCCCAACGTGCTAAATTATGGCAAAAAAGCATCTATCCCCCTCATATACTTGTTATGACTGCGACTCCAATACCTCGTACGCTCGCTATGACTCTTTATGGCGACTTAGATGTTTCTGTTATTGACGAACTTCCTCCAGGAAGAAAACCAATTGCTACTATGCATCAGTTCGACAACAGAAGGGAAAGCTTATATCTTTCAATTGGTAAGCAAATAGCAGAAGGACGTCAGGTTTATATTGTATACCCTTTAATAAAAGAAAGTGAGAAAATCGATTTAAAGAATCTGGAAGAAGGTTATCTCCATATTTGTGAAGCCTTTCCTCAGCATAAAGTTAGCAAATTGCATGGCAAGATGAAAGCTGCAGAGAAAGATGCCGAGATGCAGAGGTTTGTCAGTGGAGAAACACAGATTATGGTCGCTACTACTGTTATTGAAGTTGGAGTGAATGTACCTAATGCATCTGTGATGGTGATTGAAAATGCAGAGAGGTTCGGACTTTCTCAATTACATCAGTTACGAGGAAGAGTTGGTCGGGGTGCCGATCAGTCTTATTGTATTTTGGTTACTAATTACAAGCTATCCGAAGATACCCGTAAACGACTTGAAATTATGGTTCGCACAAATGATGGCTTTGAAATAGCAGAGGCCGATTTGAAATTGCGCGGTCCTGGTGATTTGGAAGGTACGCAACAGAGTGGAGTAGCTTTTGATTTGAAAATTGCCGATCTTGCGCGAGATGGACAACTTCTTCAATATGTGCGCAATATAGCACAGGAAATTGTTGATAATGACCCTTTGGGCAGTAGTCTGGATAATGAATTATTGTGGAAACAACTCAAATCTTTACGTAAAACTAATGTAAATTGGGCGTCTATAAGTTGA
- a CDS encoding TonB family protein codes for MAKDNLTSQEWCDLIFQGKNKEYGAYRMRLDSPTRHNRSFFIILVVVLIGFSLLKISEVTTPKEEEKLVEVSAISMLEEPMPVEKPKPKYGEAARKGGGEAKQRIISKEKPGAAPVIKGEAIPVGNSTKVNNAVKSDQIKIVQQLPAEDENEKAEKASAAAANKLASSAFGRAKSLGGVGAGTTGTGLGDGSRGNSETGRGTGSGTGYGTGNGSGNGSFDLDGRSLGSGGLPRPSYNVREEGKVVVTIVVNPAGQVIRTSINKMTNTTNQALRKAAEEAAKKAHFNSVSGLNNQTGTITYYFKLK; via the coding sequence ATGGCAAAGGATAATTTAACATCACAAGAATGGTGTGACTTGATATTCCAGGGAAAAAATAAGGAATATGGAGCCTATAGAATGCGACTTGATTCCCCTACAAGGCACAATCGCTCATTCTTTATTATTCTTGTTGTTGTCTTGATTGGATTTAGTTTGCTTAAGATTAGTGAAGTTACCACTCCAAAAGAAGAAGAAAAATTAGTAGAGGTTTCAGCAATTTCGATGTTGGAAGAACCAATGCCGGTTGAAAAGCCTAAACCAAAATATGGTGAGGCTGCCAGAAAAGGTGGAGGTGAAGCTAAACAGCGTATTATTTCAAAGGAAAAACCGGGAGCTGCTCCTGTTATTAAAGGAGAAGCTATTCCTGTTGGTAATTCTACGAAAGTCAATAATGCTGTAAAGTCTGATCAGATAAAGATTGTGCAACAGTTACCGGCTGAGGATGAAAATGAAAAAGCAGAAAAAGCTTCGGCTGCAGCAGCAAACAAGCTTGCGTCAAGCGCATTTGGAAGAGCAAAATCCTTAGGTGGTGTCGGTGCTGGTACAACTGGCACAGGCTTGGGTGATGGTTCCAGAGGAAATTCAGAAACGGGTCGTGGAACAGGATCGGGAACTGGATATGGTACCGGAAATGGTTCAGGAAACGGATCTTTTGATTTGGATGGACGTTCTTTAGGTTCTGGTGGTTTGCCTCGTCCTAGCTACAATGTAAGAGAAGAAGGCAAAGTTGTAGTTACTATTGTTGTAAATCCAGCTGGTCAGGTAATTAGAACGAGCATTAATAAGATGACTAATACCACTAATCAGGCACTTAGAAAAGCAGCTGAAGAAGCTGCCAAGAAAGCTCATTTTAACTCTGTTAGTGGATTAAATAATCAAACAGGAACAATTACTTATTATTTCAAACTAAAATAA
- a CDS encoding DJ-1 family glyoxalase III, which translates to MGTVYIFLAEGFEEIEALSVVDILRRAGISAKTVSVAGNNIVAGAHGISVLADLVFEKANFADAAMLVLPGGMPGASGLDAHKGLRELILSFAKANKPLAAICAAPLVYGNLGLLKGKHATSYPGFEKFLEGAILTRDKAVVRDGLFITAEGPAAAPAFALEIVDYFLGKEKANEIAKGMLVRN; encoded by the coding sequence ATGGGAACAGTTTATATCTTTTTAGCCGAAGGTTTTGAAGAGATCGAAGCCCTCTCTGTGGTTGATATATTACGTCGTGCAGGAATAAGTGCAAAGACAGTCTCGGTTGCCGGTAACAATATCGTTGCAGGTGCACACGGAATATCAGTTTTAGCTGACCTGGTTTTTGAAAAAGCTAATTTTGCAGATGCAGCGATGTTGGTTCTTCCGGGTGGAATGCCTGGAGCGTCCGGACTTGATGCTCATAAGGGCTTACGCGAATTGATTCTAAGTTTTGCAAAGGCAAACAAGCCATTGGCTGCTATTTGTGCTGCTCCGCTGGTTTATGGAAATTTAGGTTTACTCAAAGGAAAGCATGCAACTAGCTATCCGGGCTTTGAAAAGTTTCTTGAAGGAGCAATTTTAACCCGCGATAAAGCCGTTGTCAGAGATGGATTATTTATAACTGCCGAAGGTCCAGCTGCAGCTCCTGCTTTCGCTTTAGAAATCGTTGATTATTTCTTAGGAAAAGAAAAAGCAAACGAAATAGCAAAAGGAATGCTTGTCAGAAACTAA
- a CDS encoding 2-C-methyl-D-erythritol 4-phosphate cytidylyltransferase — MKKQLIIVAGGKGLRMGGEVPKQFLPVNGKPVLMLTIETFHRFDPEMKIILVLPKEQQVYWNDLCVKYQFRIPYLLADGGDTRFHSVKNGLALADDDDGLIGVHDGVRPFVSQEVIARCFDAANINKAAIPVIDVVETIRKINGEQSETVDRNNYKLVQTPQVFTTSLLKKAYGQEFTPLFTDDASVVEAMGVKVALVEGNRENIKITTPFDMIIAKALANV, encoded by the coding sequence ATGAAAAAGCAATTAATTATAGTAGCAGGCGGAAAAGGCTTGCGTATGGGAGGTGAAGTTCCGAAACAATTTCTTCCAGTCAATGGCAAACCTGTGTTAATGTTGACTATTGAAACTTTTCATCGTTTTGATCCGGAAATGAAAATTATTCTTGTTTTGCCTAAGGAGCAACAGGTTTACTGGAATGATTTATGCGTGAAATACCAATTTAGAATTCCTTATTTATTAGCAGATGGAGGTGATACTCGTTTTCATTCGGTGAAAAACGGATTAGCTCTGGCTGATGATGATGATGGATTAATTGGAGTGCATGATGGAGTTCGCCCATTTGTTTCTCAAGAAGTTATTGCTCGTTGTTTTGATGCTGCTAACATTAATAAAGCTGCTATACCTGTAATTGATGTGGTAGAAACTATACGAAAGATAAACGGGGAGCAGAGTGAAACCGTAGACCGCAATAACTATAAGCTTGTACAAACTCCGCAAGTGTTTACTACATCATTATTAAAAAAGGCCTATGGACAAGAATTCACTCCCTTATTTACTGATGATGCCTCTGTGGTGGAAGCAATGGGAGTAAAAGTTGCACTTGTAGAAGGAAACAGAGAGAATATAAAGATTACTACCCCTTTTGATATGATTATTGCTAAAGCATTAGCGAATGTTTGA
- a CDS encoding ABC transporter permease: protein METKQKKYTSLGQVIKRECKRLVSRPLYLFCMVIAPMFCYIFFTTLMGSGLPTDLPIGAVDLDNSSTSRSILRNLDAFEQTNIVARYESFDDARIAMQRGDIYGFFYIPEDLASKAISGRLPRISFYTNNSYLIAGSLLFKDMKMMSELAGGALSRATLYAKGATEEQAIAMLQPIVIDTHPLNNPWLNYSVYLCNTLVPGILMILIFMTTVYSIGVEIKDKTAREWLRLGNNSIYISLAGKLIPQTIVFFVMSIFYNTYLYGYLHFPCNSGILPMIFASLLLVLASQACGVVMIGTFPTLRLGLSFASLWGVISFSISGFSFPVMAMHPVLQGLSNLFPLRHYFLIYVDQALNGYSMVYSWTNYTALLLFIMLPFAVMQRLKSALIYYKYMP from the coding sequence ATGGAAACAAAACAAAAGAAATATACCAGTCTGGGGCAAGTCATAAAACGTGAATGTAAGCGTTTGGTGTCGCGCCCGCTTTATCTCTTTTGTATGGTCATAGCACCCATGTTCTGCTATATTTTCTTTACTACACTAATGGGTTCCGGACTTCCCACAGATCTTCCTATTGGTGCAGTTGATTTAGATAACTCGTCAACTTCACGTTCTATTCTTAGAAATCTGGATGCTTTCGAACAAACGAATATTGTTGCCAGATATGAAAGTTTTGATGACGCAAGAATAGCCATGCAAAGAGGAGATATTTACGGATTCTTTTATATTCCTGAAGATTTAGCCTCAAAAGCAATAAGTGGTCGCCTACCTAGAATATCATTTTATACAAACAATTCTTATCTGATTGCAGGTTCTTTGCTTTTCAAAGACATGAAAATGATGTCAGAACTAGCGGGCGGTGCCTTATCGCGTGCCACACTTTATGCTAAGGGTGCTACCGAAGAACAAGCCATTGCAATGCTACAGCCAATAGTAATTGACACCCATCCACTAAATAATCCATGGCTCAATTACTCTGTTTATTTGTGTAATACTCTTGTTCCGGGAATATTGATGATACTCATATTTATGACGACAGTATATTCTATTGGAGTTGAGATTAAAGACAAAACCGCCAGAGAATGGTTAAGATTAGGTAATAACTCTATCTATATATCATTAGCAGGAAAGCTAATACCGCAAACAATTGTGTTCTTTGTGATGAGCATCTTTTATAATACCTATCTCTACGGATATTTGCATTTTCCTTGCAATAGTGGTATTTTACCAATGATTTTTGCGTCTTTGCTTCTGGTTCTTGCATCGCAAGCCTGCGGAGTAGTAATGATAGGTACTTTTCCAACATTGCGCCTGGGACTGAGCTTTGCCTCACTATGGGGAGTTATTTCCTTCTCTATTTCAGGATTCTCATTTCCAGTAATGGCCATGCATCCAGTACTTCAGGGTCTATCAAATCTATTTCCATTAAGACATTATTTCTTGATTTATGTAGATCAGGCACTTAATGGATATAGTATGGTATATTCCTGGACAAACTACACGGCATTACTGCTATTTATTATGTTGCCATTTGCTGTAATGCAAAGGCTAAAGAGTGCTTTAATTTATTATAAATATATGCCATAA
- a CDS encoding TolC family protein, whose product MKKLLSLVILLSITCSLSSQEVLSLDSCRALALANNKDLQIGNEKIKAAYYEKKAAFTNYLPNISATGSYMRNQKNIALLGEDKFLPIGSLTSNGTFGYTPGAEQVQEIKLPSGQWVPTDATGTPFDPTKNPEKLVWKQYTTIPKEQFEFDTKNVYAGAITLTQPIYMGGKIRAYNKITKFAEELAKTQHKSGMQEVILNTDQAYWQVVSLVNKKKLAKGYLELLKKLESDIDKMIAEGVATKADGLSIKVKVNEAEMTLTKVEDGLSLSRMLLCQICGIDLSTPIKLADETINNLPVNPSVGVADIDMAYKNRPELKSLELATNIYNQKINITRSEFLPSVVLIGNYLVSNPSIYNGFENKFGGQWNVGVMVKIPIWHWKEGSYKVNAAKAEARVAQFQLADAKEKIQLQVNQSAYKVNEASKKLAMAEKNMEKANENLRYATLGFEEGVIPPSNVLEAHTAWLSAQSEKIDAQIDVKLTEIYLQKSLGTLSK is encoded by the coding sequence ATGAAAAAGTTACTCAGTTTAGTTATACTGTTAAGTATTACTTGCTCATTAAGTTCGCAAGAAGTTCTAAGTTTAGATAGTTGTCGCGCATTAGCTCTTGCCAACAACAAAGACTTGCAAATTGGTAATGAAAAAATTAAAGCAGCATACTATGAGAAAAAAGCTGCGTTCACAAACTATCTTCCCAACATTTCAGCAACAGGTTCTTATATGCGCAATCAAAAAAACATTGCGCTCCTTGGCGAAGATAAGTTCCTGCCAATCGGGTCATTAACGTCAAATGGTACCTTTGGATACACTCCTGGTGCCGAACAAGTACAAGAAATTAAACTTCCTTCGGGACAATGGGTACCTACTGATGCCACTGGTACTCCCTTCGATCCTACCAAAAATCCAGAGAAACTTGTTTGGAAACAATACACAACTATTCCGAAAGAGCAATTTGAGTTCGACACCAAGAATGTTTATGCTGGAGCAATAACACTTACCCAACCTATTTATATGGGTGGTAAAATCAGGGCTTACAATAAAATAACAAAATTTGCAGAAGAACTAGCTAAAACACAGCACAAGTCAGGAATGCAAGAGGTTATTTTAAACACAGATCAGGCATACTGGCAAGTGGTGTCTCTAGTGAATAAAAAGAAGTTGGCAAAAGGTTACCTGGAACTTCTCAAAAAGCTAGAAAGCGATATAGACAAAATGATTGCAGAAGGAGTTGCAACAAAGGCTGACGGACTTTCTATAAAGGTAAAAGTTAACGAAGCCGAAATGACACTTACAAAAGTAGAAGACGGGCTAAGTCTTTCCAGAATGTTACTCTGTCAGATCTGTGGTATTGACTTATCAACACCTATTAAATTAGCTGACGAAACAATTAACAATCTACCAGTCAACCCATCTGTTGGAGTTGCCGATATAGATATGGCCTACAAAAATCGTCCAGAACTTAAAAGTCTTGAATTAGCGACCAATATTTATAATCAGAAAATAAACATAACTCGCTCTGAATTTCTTCCTTCAGTAGTATTAATAGGAAATTATCTCGTAAGTAACCCTTCAATATACAATGGATTTGAAAATAAGTTTGGTGGACAATGGAATGTAGGTGTTATGGTAAAAATCCCTATTTGGCATTGGAAAGAAGGTTCTTACAAAGTAAATGCAGCCAAAGCAGAAGCACGTGTCGCTCAATTTCAATTAGCAGATGCAAAAGAAAAAATCCAGTTACAAGTAAATCAATCGGCATATAAAGTAAATGAAGCATCTAAGAAACTAGCCATGGCCGAAAAGAATATGGAAAAAGCCAATGAAAATTTACGCTATGCAACTTTAGGATTTGAGGAAGGTGTTATTCCCCCAAGTAATGTGCTCGAAGCACACACAGCATGGCTGTCTGCTCAATCAGAAAAAATAGATGCGCAGATCGATGTTAAACTAACCGAGATATATCTACAGAAATCATTAGGAACATTATCAAAATGA
- a CDS encoding efflux RND transporter periplasmic adaptor subunit, with protein sequence MASQKSQNSNMLLAFITLLGVIAIVALVGFFMLRKGPEIIQGQAEVTEYRVSSKVPGRILEFRVKEGDKVKAGDTLAILEAPEVTAKMMQAQAAESAAQAQNQKAIKGARSEQIQTAYEMWQKAKAGVDIAEKSYKRVKNLFEQGVMSAQKMDELTAQRDAAIATEKAAHAQYSMAKNGAEREDKLAASALVDRAKGAVAEVESYVKETVLIAPMDGEISEIFPEMGELVGTGAPIMNVAKMDDMWVTFNVREDLLNGLNIGTEFTAIIPSMNNKEVKLKVNFMKDLGTYAAWKATKTTGQFDLKTFEVRALPTEKIQNLRPGMSVIIKK encoded by the coding sequence ATGGCATCACAAAAGTCACAAAACAGTAATATGCTGCTGGCATTTATTACCCTACTTGGGGTTATTGCAATCGTTGCTTTAGTAGGTTTCTTTATGCTAAGAAAAGGCCCCGAAATTATTCAAGGGCAGGCTGAAGTAACCGAATATAGAGTATCTAGTAAAGTTCCCGGCAGAATTTTGGAGTTCAGAGTGAAAGAAGGTGATAAAGTTAAAGCTGGTGATACACTGGCTATACTTGAAGCGCCAGAGGTTACCGCAAAAATGATGCAGGCGCAAGCTGCTGAATCTGCTGCTCAAGCACAAAACCAGAAAGCTATCAAGGGTGCCCGTTCAGAACAAATTCAGACAGCTTATGAAATGTGGCAAAAAGCCAAAGCCGGAGTTGATATTGCAGAAAAATCTTATAAAAGAGTGAAGAACCTTTTCGAGCAAGGTGTTATGTCTGCCCAAAAAATGGATGAACTAACAGCACAACGCGATGCTGCCATAGCTACAGAAAAAGCTGCTCATGCACAATATTCAATGGCTAAAAACGGAGCGGAAAGAGAAGATAAACTTGCAGCTTCGGCATTAGTAGATAGAGCAAAAGGTGCTGTTGCCGAAGTTGAATCGTACGTAAAAGAAACGGTATTAATAGCTCCGATGGATGGTGAAATTAGTGAGATATTCCCTGAAATGGGAGAATTAGTAGGAACAGGTGCACCAATTATGAACGTAGCTAAAATGGACGACATGTGGGTAACTTTCAATGTTCGCGAAGATCTTCTGAATGGACTCAATATCGGGACAGAGTTTACTGCTATTATTCCTTCAATGAATAATAAAGAAGTGAAGTTGAAAGTGAACTTCATGAAAGACTTAGGCACTTATGCGGCATGGAAAGCAACTAAAACAACCGGACAATTCGATTTAAAAACATTTGAAGTTCGTGCACTTCCTACTGAAAAAATACAGAATCTTCGTCCAGGAATGTCTGTTATTATTAAGAAATAG
- the mdh gene encoding malate dehydrogenase, translating to MSKVTVVGAGNVGATCANVLAFNEVADEVVMLDVKEGVSEGKAMDMMQTAQLLGFDTTVVGCTNDYAKTANSDVVVITSGIPRKPGMTREELIGVNAGIVKSVAGNILKYSPDAIIVVISNPMDTMTYLSLKSLGLPKNKIIGMGGALDSSRFKYFLSQALGCNANEVEGMVIGGHGDTTMIPLARFATYKGLPVSNFLSKEQIDEVVKSTMVGGATLTGLLGTSAWYAPGAAGAYVVESIIKNQKKMIPSCVALEGEYGQSDICIGVPAIIGRNGVEKIVEFELNAEEKELFEKSAAAVRKTNDVLAEMNAI from the coding sequence ATGTCAAAAGTAACCGTAGTAGGCGCTGGTAATGTAGGCGCTACATGTGCAAACGTACTTGCATTTAATGAAGTGGCAGATGAAGTAGTAATGCTTGACGTTAAGGAAGGTGTTTCTGAAGGTAAAGCAATGGATATGATGCAAACTGCTCAATTGTTGGGTTTCGACACTACAGTTGTAGGTTGTACAAATGATTATGCTAAAACAGCAAATTCAGATGTTGTTGTAATTACTTCAGGTATTCCTCGTAAACCGGGTATGACTCGTGAAGAACTTATCGGTGTTAATGCTGGTATTGTAAAGTCTGTTGCAGGTAACATTTTGAAATATTCTCCAGATGCAATCATTGTAGTTATTTCTAACCCAATGGATACAATGACTTATCTTTCACTTAAATCACTTGGCTTGCCAAAGAATAAAATCATTGGTATGGGTGGTGCTTTGGATAGCTCACGCTTCAAATATTTCTTGTCTCAAGCTTTAGGATGCAATGCTAACGAAGTAGAAGGTATGGTAATTGGTGGTCACGGTGACACAACAATGATTCCTTTGGCTCGCTTTGCTACATACAAAGGTCTTCCTGTAAGTAACTTCTTAAGCAAAGAACAAATTGATGAAGTTGTTAAATCTACTATGGTAGGTGGAGCTACTTTGACAGGTCTTCTTGGAACTTCTGCTTGGTATGCACCAGGTGCTGCTGGAGCTTATGTAGTTGAATCTATTATCAAGAACCAAAAGAAGATGATACCTTCATGTGTTGCTTTGGAAGGTGAATATGGTCAGTCTGATATCTGTATTGGTGTTCCTGCAATCATCGGCCGTAACGGTGTTGAAAAGATTGTTGAATTTGAATTGAATGCAGAAGAAAAAGAACTTTTCGAAAAGAGCGCAGCTGCAGTTCGTAAAACAAATGATGTTTTAGCAGAAATGAACGCAATCTAA
- a CDS encoding NAD kinase, with protein sequence MKFAIFGNCFQAKKSLHAENLFAILKQHGAEIYVDWEFYEFLTKDLNFTPKVSGLIGDNDFEADMVISIGGDGTFLKAASRVGRKNIPILGINTGRLGFLADVSPEEINETFNEIHNGQFKVEDRSILQLESDLEELKGYPFALNEIAILKRDSSSMISIHTTINGAYLTTYQADGLVISTPTGSTAYSLSIGGPIIVPHSNTIAIAPVAPHSLNVRPIVIRDDWEITLDVESRSHNFLIAIDGRSESCSEGSRLTIRKADYNIRVVKRYNHVFFDTLRTKMMWGIDNRSK encoded by the coding sequence ATGAAATTCGCTATTTTCGGAAACTGTTTTCAAGCAAAAAAATCACTACATGCGGAGAACTTATTTGCAATTCTAAAGCAACATGGTGCTGAAATTTATGTAGATTGGGAGTTTTATGAATTCCTAACTAAAGATCTCAATTTCACTCCGAAGGTTAGTGGACTTATTGGTGATAATGATTTTGAGGCTGATATGGTAATCAGTATCGGAGGCGATGGAACATTCCTTAAGGCTGCAAGCCGTGTGGGCAGAAAAAATATTCCCATATTAGGAATAAACACCGGACGGTTAGGTTTCCTTGCTGATGTTTCTCCAGAAGAAATAAACGAGACTTTTAATGAAATACACAATGGGCAATTCAAGGTGGAAGATCGTAGTATTCTACAATTAGAAAGTGATCTGGAAGAACTTAAAGGTTATCCCTTCGCTTTGAATGAGATTGCTATTCTTAAGAGAGACAGTTCATCTATGATTTCTATTCATACAACTATCAATGGAGCATATCTTACCACTTACCAAGCCGATGGGTTGGTCATTTCTACTCCTACAGGATCAACAGCCTATTCACTAAGCATTGGTGGGCCAATAATAGTGCCTCATTCTAATACTATAGCAATAGCTCCTGTTGCACCGCATAGCTTAAATGTTCGTCCTATAGTAATTCGCGATGATTGGGAAATAACTCTCGATGTTGAAAGCCGCAGTCATAATTTTCTTATAGCAATTGACGGACGAAGCGAATCATGTAGTGAAGGAAGTCGTCTTACTATTCGAAAGGCTGATTACAATATTAGGGTTGTAAAACGATATAATCATGTGTTTTTCGACACATTGCGTACCAAAATGATGTGGGGTATCGATAACCGTTCAAAATAG